CGCAAGCGCGAGGTGATGCCCGGACGAGTCCCAGCTTCCGGCCAAAGTGCTTGACCCTCGCAAACCGCACCCACATCTTCGCCGCGTGAATTTCATTTCCCGATGCGTGTCCGCCTTCGTTGTCGCGCTGTTGCCCGGCGTCCACCCGCTCGCGGCCGAGGAACCGGAGCGGTCGGTCGTGCAGATCATCACCTTCAGCCAGACGCCGTCGTGGGATGCGCCGTGGCGCTTCGACAGCGTGCGGCGCGGGACGGGGACGGGCTTCGTGATCCGCGGCCGGCGCATCGTGACCAACGCGCACGTGGTGAGCTGGGCGCGGCAGATTCTCATCCGCAAGCATCAGGACCCGCGGCCGTATCTCGCGCGAGTGGCGTTCATCGGGCATGATTGCGACCTCGCGGTGCTCGAGGTGGACGGCGCGGATTTCTTCAGCGGACTCGAGGCGCTGGAAGTCGGCGAGTTGCCCAAGGTCCGCTCAACGGTGGTCACCTATGGCTACCCGGCCGGCGGCGAGCAAATCTCCTACACACGCGGCGTGGTGTCGCGCATCGAGGTGCAGCCTTACGTGCACGGGGGCAACCGCTCGTTCCTCGCCGTGCAAACCGACGCCGCGATCAACCCCGGCAACAGCGGCGGCCCGGTGATTCAAGAGGACAAGGTCGTCGGCGTCGCGTTCCAAGGCACGCCCGGACTCGAAAACGCCGGCTTCTTCATCCCGCCGCCGGTGATCCAGCATTTCCTCAAGGACATCGAGGACGGCAAGTATCACGGGTTTCCGTCCACGGGCGCGCGCTTCGTTCCGATGCAGAACCCGGCGTATCGCCGCTTCCTCAAACTTCCGGACAACGCCGTGGGCGCGCGCGTGGACAACCTCTTCGACACGACCGACGCGGCGAAGGCGTTGCGGCTCGACGACGTGGTGCTGCAAGTCGGCGGCTACACCATCGGCAGCGACAGCACGGTGCTCTACCAGGGAAATCGCGTGCAGATGGCCGTGGCGTTCCAGGGTGCGCAGCACGGCGACGCCGTGCCGGTGAAAGTCTGGCGCGCCGGAAGCGAACTCACGCTGTCGGTGCCGATGCAAGTCAGCACGAACGACACGCGCACCGGCAACCAACACGACACGCCGCCGCGC
The Verrucomicrobiota bacterium DNA segment above includes these coding regions:
- a CDS encoding serine protease, producing the protein MSAFVVALLPGVHPLAAEEPERSVVQIITFSQTPSWDAPWRFDSVRRGTGTGFVIRGRRIVTNAHVVSWARQILIRKHQDPRPYLARVAFIGHDCDLAVLEVDGADFFSGLEALEVGELPKVRSTVVTYGYPAGGEQISYTRGVVSRIEVQPYVHGGNRSFLAVQTDAAINPGNSGGPVIQEDKVVGVAFQGTPGLENAGFFIPPPVIQHFLKDIEDGKYHGFPSTGARFVPMQNPAYRRFLKLPDNAVGARVDNLFDTTDAAKALRLDDVVLQVGGYTIGSDSTVLYQGNRVQMAVAFQGAQHGDAVPVKVWRAGSELTLSVPMQVSTNDTRTGNQHDTPPRYFVYGGLVFTPLSLDYLKTFGRNWSDAASSELIYNLMYRRFESPGSSRPEPIVLTQVLQHPANANFRVPGRALVDRINGIQVDRLEDVIRALESAKGTQHVFEFMPKNTLECLSREEAEKANADILKTYSIMKDRRL